A region of Candidatus Eremiobacteraceae bacterium DNA encodes the following proteins:
- a CDS encoding putative sulfate exporter family transporter: FGTWAGTAINDTSSVVAAGYSYGAVAGVTATIVKLARALAILPLAVGIAIYIGSRRSARAAGRFNFVAVMPWFVALFALAAAIASIGVIPAPVLAALAVAGKYVMVVAFAGVGLSSDFKRLRTVGAAPLLLGAIVWALVAVVSLFVQGVL, encoded by the coding sequence TCTTCGGCACGTGGGCCGGCACCGCGATAAACGATACGTCTTCGGTCGTCGCCGCGGGTTACTCGTACGGCGCGGTTGCGGGCGTGACGGCGACGATCGTCAAGCTCGCTCGAGCGCTCGCGATCTTGCCGCTAGCCGTTGGGATCGCGATCTACATCGGCAGCCGGCGCAGCGCTCGCGCAGCAGGGCGATTCAATTTCGTCGCCGTGATGCCGTGGTTTGTCGCGCTGTTCGCCCTCGCCGCCGCGATCGCATCGATCGGTGTGATTCCGGCGCCGGTGCTGGCCGCGTTGGCGGTGGCCGGCAAGTACGTCATGGTGGTGGCGTTCGCAGGCGTTGGGCTGTCCTCGGATTTCAAGCGGCTGCGCACCGTCGGCGCGGCACCGTTGCTCCTCGGCGCCATCGTCTGGGCTCTTGTCGCGGTTGTGAGCTTATTCGTACAGGGCGTCTTGTAA